The following DNA comes from Blattabacterium cuenoti.
AATCTTTTTTAGAGGAACTTTTTAAGTTAGAAATACCAGAAGTTTCTGATGGTTTAATTACAGTAAAAAAAGTAGCACGTATTCCAGGTGAAAAAGCTAAGGTTGCTGTAGAATCTTATGATGATCGTATTGATCCTGTTGGAGCTTGTGTAGGAATGAAAGGGTCTAGAATTCATCCTATTGTCAGAGAATTAAGAAATGAAAATATAGATGTCATTAATTATACCTCTAACACTCAGTTATATATTACTAGAGCCATCAGTCCTGCTAAAGTTTCTATGATGGAAGTAAACGAAGAATACAAATATGTTAACGTATATGTAAAACTAGAAGAGATTTCTAAAGCCATTGGAAAAGGAGGTCAAAACATAAAATTAGCTAGTCAATTAACTGGATACAAAATACATATATTTAGAGATTTTCCTTATGAAGATGACGTTGAATTAATAGAATTTTCTGATGAAATAGATCCAAAAGTATTGGATAAATTTCATAAAGTAGGTTTAAATACTGCAAAATCTGTTTTAAATTATAGAAGAAATGACTTAAGTAAACGTACTAATCTTGAAGAAAAAATAATCAATAAAGTAGTTTCCATATTAAAAAAAGAATTTGAAGAAGAATTAAATATAAATACATAATTATTTTATTTTTATTAATACATTCTTATATGACGGATAAAGATAAAATCAGATTAAAAACAGTATTAACCAAATTTAATATCTCTTTACAAAGAGTAGTTAATTTTTTACAAAAAAAAGGAATTAAAATAGAACATAATCCTAATACTAAAATAGAAAAAAAGGTCTATAAATTTATTATGAGAGAATTTAAAACTTATAAAGAAATCCGAGAAGAATCTGAAAAGGTTGTTTTGCAAAAAAGAATGGAAAAAGAAAAAATAAAAGAAGAATTACTGAGATCAAAACATATTTATGCTACTAAAATTATACGTGATAAACCAGAAGAAGATTTAATTGAATTCAAAAAGATAGAAATAGAAAATAGTAAAAAATATGATAATCAAGAAGAAAAAAAAAATAAAAAATTAGAACAAAAAATAGAAAATAAACTTACAAAAAAACCTGAACATATTGATACTATTTATCATAAATTAGATGGAGTAATATTAACAGGAGATAGAATAGATTTATCTCAATTTGAAAAAAAGAGAGTAAAACAAGAAAATCATATCAAAAAAAAACGAAAAAGAATTAAAAAAGAAATTATTGTTGATGAAATAAAAAATTTTCCTGTAGAAAAAAAACAAGATAAGGAAAAAGAACGTTTTTATTATGAAAAAAGAATAGAAAAATCAAAAGAAAAAAAATATTCTAAAAAACTAGAAATTACTGAAGAACAAATAGAAAAGCAGATCAAAGAAACTTTAGAAAAACTATCCTACAAAGGAATAAAATCAAAAGCTTCAAAAATTAGAAAAGAAAAACGTCAACAAAAAAAAGAAAAAAGACTTTTACAAAATGAAATAGAACATGAGAATAAAGAAAAAGTATTAAAAATAGCTGAATTTACAACTGTAAATGAATTAGCATCTATGATGAAAGTAAACGCTACAGATGTTATTGTTTCTTGTATGTCTTTAGGAATTATGGTTACCATGAATCAAAGATTAGATGCTGAAATATTAACTTTAGTATCAGATGAGTTTGGATATAACGTAGAATTTATCGGATTAGATTTAGAAGAAGCAATACAAGATGATAAAGATTTGGAAGAAAATTTACATCCTAGACCTCCAATCATTACTGTTATGGGCCATGTAGATCATGGAAAAACATCTCTATTAGATTATATTAGAAATACTAATGTTATTGCTGGAGAAGCTGGGGGTATTACTCAACATATAGCGGCATATAGTGTAGAATGTTCTAATAATCAAAAAAGTATTACTTTTTTAGACACTCCGGGTCATGAAGCCTTCACTGCTATGCGAGCTAGAGGAGCTCAAATTACAGATATAGCAATTATAGTTATTGCTGCAGATGATCAAGTAATGCCACAAACTAAAGAAGCTATTAGTCATGCTCAAGCAGCTAATGTTCCTATTATATTTGTGTTTAATAAAATGGACAAATCAAATGCTAATCCTGATAAAATAAGAGAACAATTAGCAAATTTAAATATATTAGTAGAAGAATGGAGGGGAAAATATCCTACTCAAGAAATATCAGCAAAATTAGGAACTGGAATTCCCCAATTATTAGAAAAAGTACTGATAGTATCTGAATTATTAGATTTAAAAGCTAATCCTAATAAACCCGCTGTAGGAACTGTGATAGAAGCCTCTTTAGACAAAGGAAGAGGATACATAACAACCTTACTATTGCAAGGAGGAACATTAAAAGTTGGAGATTATGTATTGGCAGGAAGTCATCATGGAAAAGTTAAAAGTATTTTGGATGAAAGAGGAAAATCCATTCCATCAGCAGGACCTTCTAAACCTATTACTATATTAGGACTAAACGGAGCTCCTACTGCGGGAGATAAATTTAAAGTATTTATAGACGAAAAAGAAGCAAAACAATTGGCTTCTAGAAGAGAACAATTACAAAGAGAACAAAATATACGTGCTCAAAAACATCTTACATTAGATGAAATAGGAAGACGTATTGCACTAGGAGATTTTAAAGAACTCAAAATTATTCTTAAAGGAGATGTAGATGGTTCAGTAGAGGCTATTACTGATGCACTTCAAAAATTATCTACAAATACTATCATGATAAATATTATTTATAAAGGAGTAGGTCAAATCACAGAATCTGATGTATTATTGGCAAGTGCTTCCGATGCTATTATAATAGGATTCAATGTTCGTCCCAATATTGGAGCAAAAAACATAGAAAAAAAAGAAGATATAGAAATACGAACTTATTCTATTATATACGATGTTATTAATGATATTCAAGAAGCTATCGATGGAATGCTTATTCCTGAAATAAGAGAAAAAATATTAGGAAATGCAGAGATAAGAGAAATATTCAAAATTCCGAAAATAGGAACTATAGCTGGATGTATGGTCATAGAAGGAAAATTATCAAGACAAGCAAAAGTAAGATTAATACGAGAAGGAATTGTTATCCATAATGGAGAATTTACTTCTATGAAACGTTTTAAAGAAGATGTAAAAGAAGTTTATAAAGGATATGAATGTGGATTAAGCATAAAAAATTATCATAATCTAAGATCCGGAGATATTGTAGAGGTTTATGAAGAATTAGTTGAAAATAATAAAAACTGATAAATTTTATGTATAGAACACATAATTGTGGAGAACTGTGTAAAAAAGATATTGGAAAAGAAGTTATTTTATCTGGATGGATTCAAAACATAAGAGATTTAGGATCTTTATTTTTTATAGATATTAGAGATTATTTTGGAATTACACAACTTATTTTTACAAAAAAAAAGAAAAATATTTTTTTAGAAAAAGAGTTTTTAATTAAAATCAAAGGAAAAGTAATAGAAAGATTATCTAAAAATTATAAGATTCCTACAGGAGAAATAGAAATTCTCGTATTTTCCATAGAAATATTAAACTCCTCTATTTCCATTCCTTTTAGCATAGAAAATGAAAAAGATGGAACTGAAAAAGTTAGAATGATGTATAGATACCTTGATATAAGAAGAAATACTATAAAAAATAATTTAATTATTCGTCATGATCTCACTTTGGAAATACGAAATTTTCTTTCTAGAAATGGTTTTCTAGAAATAGAAACTCCTATACTTACAAATTATACTTCAGAGGGAGCTAGAAGTTTTGTTGTCCCGTCTAGAACACAAATCGGAAAATTTTATGCATTATCTCAATCTCCTCAATTATTTAAACAATTATTGATGATAGGTGGGATCGATAAGTATTTTCAAATAGTAAAATGTTTTAGAGATGAAGATCCTCGTTCTGATAGACAAATAGAGTTTACACAAATAGATTGTGAAATGTCTTTTGTAGAAAAAAATGATATATTAATTTTTTTTGAAAATTTTATAAAACATTTATTTAATAAAATCAAAAATATTCAACTTGAACCTTTTCCTTCTATTTCTTATACAAATGCGATAAAAATGTATGGAACGGATAAACCTGATCTTCGTTTGGATATGTCTTTTGTTGAACTAAATCATTTAGTGAAAGATATTAATTTTTTAAAAGACCAAGAATTGGTTATAGGAATAAAAGTCAAAGAATTTGTTCATGTAAATGATTTTTTAATCAAATTGAAAAAAGTAGAAAATAAAAATTTTTTATGGATTCATATACAAAATAATAAAGAAGAAAAAAATTATATTTCTTCTAATCAAGATTTTAGTAAGGAAAATTTACTACTTTTTATCAAGTATTTTAAGGCTAGTCCTGGTGATTTATTATTTATTTATTTCGGAAATAAAAAGGAAACAAGAGAAAAACTTAGAAAAATACGTTTTAAAATCGCTCATCATTTGAATTTAATCAATCCTAAACTTTTTAAACCATTATGGATTATAGATTCTCCTCTTTTTGAATGGGAAGAAAAATATAAAAGGTATAAATCAGTACATCATCCGTTTACTAGTCCAAAAGAAGAAGATATTCATTTATTATTAGAAGAAAAAGATCCAGGGACTATTCGGTCTCAATCTTTTGATTTAATTATCAATGGAATAGAGATTGGAAGTGGATCTATTCGAATTCATAATAAAAACGTACAAAATTTAGTATTTAAACATTTAGGATTATCAATAAAAGAAATAGAATCTCAATTTGGTTTTTTTATAAAAGCTTTAGAATATGGAACTCCTCCTCATGGAGGAATAGCTTTTGGATTAGATAGATTAATTAATCTTTTGGAAGGGAATGATAACATCAAAAATTTCATAGCCTTTCCAAAAAATAATTATGGAAAAGATTTAATGATTAATGCTCCATCTTTTTTAAAAGATGAAAAATTAAATAAATTACATTTTTGATAAACAATTTTTATATCGTAAACAAGATTCTTGATATACTGATACAGCTTTTTTTTGATTTTTCCAATCTCCTATTTTTACTTTTTTGTTTTCTAAATCTTTATATACCATAAAAAAATGTTCGATTTCTTTTTTAATATGTAATCCAATTTCGTCAATATTGTTTATAGTATTATAATTAGGGTCAGAAACTGGAACAGTCATCATTTTTTCATCTTTTCCTTTTTCATCTGTCATGAAAAAAATCCCAATAGGTTTTACTTTTATTAAACAACCTGGAATTGTAGGCTCAGTTAAAAAAACCAATACATCTAATGGATCTCCA
Coding sequences within:
- the nusA gene encoding transcription termination factor NusA, whose amino-acid sequence is MDNEALIDSFSDFKYEKNIDRVSLMAILEESIRSVLRKKYDSSKNYDIIVNPDQGDLEIWRNRIVVLDGKVKDPNKEIELSIARKIEPDFEIGEEVTEKVELRTLGRRSILSLKQNLLSKINEYDNTNAYKKFKNKVGEIMNVEVYHILAKQIIMRDEEQNEMVLPRQEQIPSDFFRKGDPVKVLVKRVEWRDNKPFAILTRKDESFLEELFKLEIPEVSDGLITVKKVARIPGEKAKVAVESYDDRIDPVGACVGMKGSRIHPIVRELRNENIDVINYTSNTQLYITRAISPAKVSMMEVNEEYKYVNVYVKLEEISKAIGKGGQNIKLASQLTGYKIHIFRDFPYEDDVELIEFSDEIDPKVLDKFHKVGLNTAKSVLNYRRNDLSKRTNLEEKIINKVVSILKKEFEEELNINT
- a CDS encoding inorganic diphosphatase; amino-acid sequence: MEVNFDVLIEIPKGSRNKYEFDKKNNLIRLDRVLYSPMSYPTDYGFIPKTLSMDGDPLDVLVFLTEPTIPGCLIKVKPIGIFFMTDEKGKDEKMMTVPVSDPNYNTINNIDEIGLHIKKEIEHFFMVYKDLENKKVKIGDWKNQKKAVSVYQESCLRYKNCLSKM
- the infB gene encoding translation initiation factor IF-2, with translation MTDKDKIRLKTVLTKFNISLQRVVNFLQKKGIKIEHNPNTKIEKKVYKFIMREFKTYKEIREESEKVVLQKRMEKEKIKEELLRSKHIYATKIIRDKPEEDLIEFKKIEIENSKKYDNQEEKKNKKLEQKIENKLTKKPEHIDTIYHKLDGVILTGDRIDLSQFEKKRVKQENHIKKKRKRIKKEIIVDEIKNFPVEKKQDKEKERFYYEKRIEKSKEKKYSKKLEITEEQIEKQIKETLEKLSYKGIKSKASKIRKEKRQQKKEKRLLQNEIEHENKEKVLKIAEFTTVNELASMMKVNATDVIVSCMSLGIMVTMNQRLDAEILTLVSDEFGYNVEFIGLDLEEAIQDDKDLEENLHPRPPIITVMGHVDHGKTSLLDYIRNTNVIAGEAGGITQHIAAYSVECSNNQKSITFLDTPGHEAFTAMRARGAQITDIAIIVIAADDQVMPQTKEAISHAQAANVPIIFVFNKMDKSNANPDKIREQLANLNILVEEWRGKYPTQEISAKLGTGIPQLLEKVLIVSELLDLKANPNKPAVGTVIEASLDKGRGYITTLLLQGGTLKVGDYVLAGSHHGKVKSILDERGKSIPSAGPSKPITILGLNGAPTAGDKFKVFIDEKEAKQLASRREQLQREQNIRAQKHLTLDEIGRRIALGDFKELKIILKGDVDGSVEAITDALQKLSTNTIMINIIYKGVGQITESDVLLASASDAIIIGFNVRPNIGAKNIEKKEDIEIRTYSIIYDVINDIQEAIDGMLIPEIREKILGNAEIREIFKIPKIGTIAGCMVIEGKLSRQAKVRLIREGIVIHNGEFTSMKRFKEDVKEVYKGYECGLSIKNYHNLRSGDIVEVYEELVENNKN
- the aspS gene encoding aspartate--tRNA ligase, which translates into the protein MYRTHNCGELCKKDIGKEVILSGWIQNIRDLGSLFFIDIRDYFGITQLIFTKKKKNIFLEKEFLIKIKGKVIERLSKNYKIPTGEIEILVFSIEILNSSISIPFSIENEKDGTEKVRMMYRYLDIRRNTIKNNLIIRHDLTLEIRNFLSRNGFLEIETPILTNYTSEGARSFVVPSRTQIGKFYALSQSPQLFKQLLMIGGIDKYFQIVKCFRDEDPRSDRQIEFTQIDCEMSFVEKNDILIFFENFIKHLFNKIKNIQLEPFPSISYTNAIKMYGTDKPDLRLDMSFVELNHLVKDINFLKDQELVIGIKVKEFVHVNDFLIKLKKVENKNFLWIHIQNNKEEKNYISSNQDFSKENLLLFIKYFKASPGDLLFIYFGNKKETREKLRKIRFKIAHHLNLINPKLFKPLWIIDSPLFEWEEKYKRYKSVHHPFTSPKEEDIHLLLEEKDPGTIRSQSFDLIINGIEIGSGSIRIHNKNVQNLVFKHLGLSIKEIESQFGFFIKALEYGTPPHGGIAFGLDRLINLLEGNDNIKNFIAFPKNNYGKDLMINAPSFLKDEKLNKLHF